The Papaver somniferum cultivar HN1 unplaced genomic scaffold, ASM357369v1 unplaced-scaffold_18, whole genome shotgun sequence genome includes a window with the following:
- the LOC113337807 gene encoding uncharacterized protein LOC113337807, with amino-acid sequence MAMISFKQKMVKKSLYGLKKAPREWYDKLHSILVSLGYGASAADTFMFVQVQGKFITIVLVYVDDILLTGNSAAFCSALLKTLTQQFLVKDLGDLHFFWALEVKRNATGLFISDGDPLENPTEYRYLVGALQYLTWTRPELAYSVNQVCQFMHKPTSVHSVDAKRILKYVKGILDHGLFISKGLQVLQGFSDADWAGSPDDRRSTTGLLLSLASNLVFRSKIKHMALDFHFVRELVQAKNLRDSQEYEDALQQWIQKLRIRPDSKVVADIMIGNADKVVYQSQCILKMQQLVVYFIVFSKY; translated from the exons ATGGCTATGATTTCATTCAAACAGAAAATGGTGAAG aaatctttgtatggcctCAAGAAGGCTCCTAGAGAATGGTATGACAAGCTGCATTCAATATTGGTTTCTCTTGGTTATGGTGCTTCTGCTGCTGACACTTTTATGTTTGTGCAAGTTCAAGGAAAATTCATCACTATTGTTcttgtttatgttgatgacataTTATTAACTGGAAACTCAGCTGCTTTTTGTTCTGCATTGCTCAAGACTTTAACTCAGCAATTTCTTGTTAAAGACTTAGGGGACCTTCATTTTTTTTGGGCGCTTGAAGTTAAGAGGAATGCAACTGGGTTATTCAT CTCAGATGGTGATCCTCTTGAAAATCCTACTGAATACAGATATTTGGTTGGAGCTTTACAGTACTTAACCTGGACTAGGCCTGAGCTAGCTTATTCTGTCAATCAGGTCTGTCAGTTCATGCACAAACCTACTTCTGTTCATTCTGTGGATGCTAAGAGAATCCTCAAGTATGTCAAAGGCATTCTGGATCATGGTTTGTTCATCTCCAAAGGATTACAGGTTCTTCAAGGTTTCagtgatgctgattgggctggttcCCCTGATGACAGAAGATCAACTACTGGGTTAT TGCTCTCTCTAGCATCCAATCTTGTTTTCCGCAGTAAAATAAAGCACATGGCTTTGGACTTCCATTTTGTCAGAGAATTGGTGCAAGCTAAGAATTTGAGG GATTCCCAAGAGTACGAAGATGCATTGCAACAATGGATCCAAAAGCTTCGAATACGGCCTGACTCAAAAGTTGTTGCAGACATTATGATTGGAAATGCTGACAAGGTGGTCTATCAAAGCCAGTGCATTCTTAAAATGCAGCAACTTGTTGTCTACTTTATTGTTTTTTCAAAGTACTAA